A window of Pelagicoccus enzymogenes genomic DNA:
ATAAAAGCACTGGGTCGCATCGATTAAAAACTCGGCTCCGTATCCGTGCGAGTACAACAAGGCCCCGTGCTGGTGAAAGCTGTAGTCCGCCTGCAAGCCCTCGCCCGCAGAGATGCGAACCTCGTCCTCGATGCGTTCAAAAGCTCGATCCACCAAAGCTGGCTTCCCCTCGAGCACGCCCCGCATGACCGTGACCTTGTTTATCCAAACCAAATTCTGCCCGGTCATCGGACGCTTCGCCCGCTTCATAATTTCGACGATCCGCTTCACCCTTGCGTGCGAAAGCTGATCATCGAGCAAAGCGATTCGTCCCATCTGCAATGGCACTCCGATTTCGTTTCTCCACCAATTCGTGAATATGAAGTCGTGATCGAACCAGTAGTCTAAACCTCGATACAGAGCCTCTCTTGCATCCTCCCCCAATCCTGCGAATCGAATCCCTACCGCAATCGCCAAGAGACGGTTCATGTGTTCCCAGCCTCCCGCCATATCGGGAAGACCAGAATCGTAATAACGGATGTCCTTCCAAGATCCATCGGCCTGCTGCGAACGAAGGTATCCCGCCAAATCCGCCGGATCCACCTCCTCTCGCTGAGCCGCCACAATCCGCTGGCGAACCCTTGCGAGGTCTCGCCTTGCAGCTTCGCTCAGCTCTCCCGAGTCCAAAGGATCCGCCTGATGCTCTTCGAAACGAAGCTGCTGCAAGGCTTGATGGTCTTGCATCCGTTTGAGCTCCTGCGGGGAGACTTTTCCTACGGCATTCCCCAAAAGCAGATCGCCCCAATGGATCGGCATTGGATTGGGCCCGGGCTCCTGTTTCAATTCAAGCTTCATACCGAGGTCACCGCCGAGCTCGATTGGCAGATCGCTCAAGTCGTCAAGGTCGACCGCAATGTCGAGCAGCCACTCTTCGCCCGCTTTCCTGCCTCGCCCGCTGATCACCTCGCTGGGTACCAGCGTCTCGCCTCCCGCCCTCACCAGGGAGGAAGAAACGGTTACCTCCTCGCTCGGCAGGGATAGCGAAAAATTGTAGTCATCTTCCTGATACGAGAAATCGCTGTCATTCTCGATATCCAAGCAGAAGTGAAAGTACTTCCCGGCTTCCATCGCTTCCGGGCTCAGTTTTATGCCGATCCGCAGCTCACGCTCGAACCAGCCAAATTTAAACCAATAATCAACCGGCTCCCCCGAAACCTTTACCCAAGCAAGCTCGCCCATAGCCTCCTGCGGGTCGCCCTCCAAGTGATGAGCGACATAGAGAGGCCGCGCCTCGGCGAGGCAATCCGCAACAAAGGCTAAAGCAACGAGGGCTAGGCAGGGAAGCAATCTCATCGCTGCAACTCCTCGGGCGCCGGGAATTCGCGCATCGGGCTGTACCGCAAATAGGAATCGAAAACCTCCTTGTCCGCTCCGACGACACGCGGGTCATTCGTTTCTCGCAGCTCTGCGAACAAGGCCTTCTTCAGTTTCGCCTCCAATCCGGCATAATCGCTGGTCCCAGCCAAATTAGAGAGGCAATAGGGATCCGCGCTCACGTCGTAGAGCTCGAATTCAGGTCGCTTTCCTACTGCATGCCAAAAGTAAGCTCCGTCCTCCTCGTCATCGTAGTTTTCGACCAAATACGACTTGCTCGGGCTTGCATCGATATCGGTGAATGCCCACTCGCTGACATGCTTGCCAGCAGCGTCCAGTCCATAAAGCGGCAATAGCGAATTCGCTTGTTCCGGATCGATACGCTGCGGAGCGCCCGCTGGCCAACGCTCCGGCTTGGCATTCCAGATCAGCAAGTGTTTCTCGCTGCGAATCGCCCGCTGAGGATAGCCCCAATTCTTGTAGCGCGACGACGAGTGCCGCTCACGCCCAGAGAAGGCGTATTCGTTTTCCAATACACCGCTTCCGCTCTTGTTCGATCTCAATGCCTCGGCAAAACTATGCCCCGTCATCGGGAGCATCTCTAAAGGTTGCGTTCCGGTCAGTTCCAGAATCGTCGGAGCAAAATCGACAAAGCTCGCCGGATCGTCGATGATCCGCCCGCCGGGAAACGCTTTCGGATAGCGGATCGCCAGCGGCACCCTAATACCGTAGTCGAAGCCGTTCGCCTTGGCTCTGGGAAAAGGCATGCCGTTGTCGGAGGTTACGATGACGATGGTGCGATCCAACTCCCCCGCTTCCTCCAAGTAACGCAGCATTCGCATGAGGTGTTGGTCAAACCACTCGATCTCTATCGCGTAGTCGAGCAGGTCGCCCCGGATGACCTCGTTGTCAGGCAAGAAGTCCGGTACGTCCACGTCGGCCAACTTCTTTCCCAAGCGGCGCCAAGCGCCCTCCTCGTAGCGGCGGTGCGGTTCGCTGCCCCCGTACCAAAAGAAGAAGGGAACTCCAGAGGGCCGCTTGCTCATGAACGATTCGAAGTTGGCAAAATAGTCGGTTGGGCTGAGCCGTGTCGTCCGGCGCGTGTCCTCCCTCCCCTCATCGTCAAAGCGGATTTCGCTCAACTCCGGTCCAGCGGCATCCTCTTCGCGCCAAAGGTCGTCGCTTGCACCGCGAGCGTACTGGAAGGGCCCCACCCCCTTTCCGGTCCGGCCCACGAAATAGCCATTGCGGCGAATCTCATCTACGAAGGGAACGTACTGCTTCAACCACGCTGACGCGTGCTGGCCAGACTGCTCGTTCTGCCAGTGGTGGCGACCTGTCACGAGGGCGCTTCGGGACGGAGCGCAGCCTGGCGATCCAGCGATGCAATGCGAAAAGTAGACTCCCTCTTCTGCGATTCGGTCAAAAGCAGGCGTATTCACAAATCGGCTACCAGCAAAACTGGTGTGGGCGTACGACTGGTCGTCGCTGATCGCGAAGAGAATATTGGGTCTCAACGCATCACCGCCGGAGGAGCCGCTGCTCGCGTATGCGAGCGCTTGAGCAAACAATAGAACGAGGAGCAGCAGATTCGGTCCGCATTTCCTCAGCAGAGAGTTGCCGGAAACGATAGGTTCAAAGCGATGGGGTCTGGTTCGGGTCATGATATCGATGGGGTATGCGAGCGGGAAACCGCGCTGGGCTCAGCGATTCAGCTTCCCGCAGGTCTCGGGAAAAGTAAACGCCGTCCCGGGCGGGGGCCAGAGCGGAAACGGCAAATCCCTGTCCACACTGCTGCATTGACCCTGAACCAAAGCTTGGACGCAACGGACCCAATTTATTTACCGTAAACACGTTTGAATCTCCAGCCATTACACCCCTTCTTTCTCCCCTTCCTCGTGGCTAGCGGAGACTACGCACCGTCGGTCCGGCCCGCCAGCTTCCCTCTATCTTAACCGTTTGGGGAGCGGAGGGCAGTCCGAGCATGCGACTGTGCAGCTGACCGACGAGTAGTTCGACGGCGGCGCTGCCGAGAAGATCGAAGTGAGTCCTCATCCCGGCAACCGCGGCCTTTTCGTCAAGCAGTTCAAGCTGGGCAAATCCCGCTTCTCGCGGTATCTCCACCCCCATTCGTCCCAAGGCCTCCAGAGCCGCGGGACGATTCGAGACCACCACCTCCGGCCGGTGGGCCTGATACCAGGAAGCGAAGGTGTCGTCCTCCCAACGCTTGTATTCAAATATCGGCACCTGACATTCCGGCAGGGTTTCCGACAAATGGCAAAGCGCAGCTGCCTTGTGTCGCCGGGCGTGCATCTTCTGTACTTCCTCGTTGAATACGAAACCGATTTTCCGGTAGCCTAGGTCCTTCAACTCCTGCAAGAGGGTGAGGGCATTGTTGTAATGATATTCCATCACTCGATTGAGCCTCGGCACAACGATGGTATCCCCCAGGGCCACAAGGGAAAACGCGGAACAGTCGAAGTCGAGGCAGGTGTCGGCCTTGCCCGAAGAGGATAAGATGATCCCCTCGATTCCACGCGACTTGAGGATGCCCGCGAGTCGCGTGGGACTGGTGCGCGGCTGGTGATACCAAAAGAGCTCCACCTTGTAGCCGAGCTCCTCCGCTCGCGCTGCAGCCGACCTGAGGAAGGCGGCCAGCGGAGCTTCCCGTTCCACGAATTCGCGATCTTCGCTGGTGTTGATCAAGGCTAGGGTATTCTGAAACACACGCGTGCCCTTGCGCCCGGCAAGGTAGGACATCATGCGAGACACCGCCGGATCGGGAACGTAGCCCATCTCCTCCGCGATCGCGAGAATCCGCCGACGCTTCTCCTCCGAAACGTTCGGAGCGCCGCGCAAGGCGTAGGAAACCGCCATCGGGGTAACGCCCGCTCGTTCAGCTATGTCCTTCAACCGTATCCGTTTCTCTCCCACCCTCCCTTTCCAACAGGTCGAAGGACCCAACTCAATCATTTACGGTAAACAAGCGGGAATCCTTGCTGGCAGGGGCCTCAATTGGCGACAAGCTAAGCCTAGGCAACAGCCCCGCGCCGCCCCTGCTCTACCCTTTTTCAATCGAGACACTCCATGGATAGCTCCCCCTTCACCGCAATTGACTGGACCCTGCTGATCGCATTCCTGCTCGGAACCACCTGGTTCGGCCATGCCCTGCGCGGCAAGGGGCAGGACGTGGAGTCCTTCTTCGCCGGCGGACGCGATTTGCCTTGGTGGGCCGTCTCCGGATCTCTCATCGCGACCAGCACCAGCGCCCTGACCTTCGTAGCAGTCCCCTCCGTGGTCTTCAAGCCGGGCGGCGACCTGACATTTTTCCAGATCTCGATCGGTTTCATCCTGGGCAACATCCTACTCGCCCACACCCTCCTCAAAGCGATCTACAACGCCAAGTACTACAGCCCCTACGACTTCGTGGAGGATCGGCTCGGCCGCAAGGTCGCCAACTACACCCGACTGCTTTTCACTATAGGTGCAGTTCTCTCCCAAAGCGTCCGCCTCCTCTCGACCGCTCTAATCCTAAGTGTCGTAACTGGACTTTCACTACAGCAATCCATCCTCGTCATCGGCCTATTCGCCGTGATCTGGACCTGGATGGGCGGCATCACCACCGTCATCTGGACCGACTTTCTGCAGCTGATGATCTTCGTCTGCGGCAGCCTCTTCATCCTCGCCAACCTGCTGTTCGCGCTGCCGGGAGGACTGACCCAGATCCTCGAAATCGCCGACGACAAGGGAAAACTCGTCATCCTCAACCTGACCGCCAACCCGACCGTAACCTACACGCTTTGGGTCGGCATCTTCGGTACCACCATCTTCGAGTTCGCCCAAAAGAGCGTCGACCAAGTCGTCACCCAGCGCCTCTACTGCTGCCGCAACCTGCGCGACGCCCAGAAAGCGCTCTACGGTGCCTGCTTCGCGAATGTCACCGTCTGGATCATGCTGGCCGTCGGAATCGGCCTAGTCGCCTTCTTCGAAGTCAATCCACTGCCCACCGACGCAGCCGCCCAGATCGCCTCCGAACCGGATCGCATCGTCCCTTACTACATCATCAACCACCTGCCGGTCGGCGTTTCAGGCCTGCTGGTAGCGTCCCTCTTCGCAGCCGGCATCTCCACGCTCGACTCCGCCCTCTCCGCCCTTTCCCAAACGACCACAACCAATCTGCTACGCACCTACATCTTTCGCGACCGCCCAGATCGCTTCTACCTGAAACTCTCCAAAGGCTGCGTCCTTTTCTGGGGCATCGCCCTCAGCGCCATCGCCTTGCTTTTCAACTCGACCAAGGAACTCGGCCTGCTCGATATGGGCCTCTCAGTGCCGGGCTACGTCTACGGCTCCATCCTAGGCATCGCCCTGCTCGCATGGATGCGGGTAGGCGACCTGCGGGCAATCCTTGTCGGCAGCATCGCGGCGACCGTATCGATTCTTCTATTACAGGAATATGGGGTCAGCTTCTTCTGGTGGTATCCGGTCGGCGCGGCGGTACTGATCGCTTTCGCCTTGGCCACCCTGCGACTAATTCCGAGTAAGAGCGTTCCGAAGGCATAACCTCGTAACCAACTTTTAATGACATCTACAAAAAACCTTCCTGAATCCTACGATGTAATCGTCGCCGGTGGCGGACCCTCCGGTTCGATGGCCGCCCTCGCCGCAGCACGCGAAGGCTGCCGCGTCCTGCTTGTCGAACAATTCGGCTTCCTGGGCGGCAGCCTCACTGCCATGGGAGTGGGTCCCATGATGACCTTCCACAACAATTCCGGGGAACAGGTCATTCAGGGCTACCCTCAAGAATTGATCGACCGTCTCATGGCTAAAGGCGGCAGCCCTGGACATGTCGAAGACATCATCACCTACGTCTCTACCGTCACTCCCTTCGACAGCGAAATGCTCAAGATCGAGCTGGAAGAAATGCTGACCGAAGCCGGAGTCGATATCCTTTACCACACCATGCTGCTCGATGCCGAAGTCGATTCGGGCAAGCTGAAAGCGATCACCATCGCTAACAAGGCGGGTGTTTCTCGCATCGAAGGAAAAGTCTTCATCGACTCCACGGGCGACGCGGACCTGGCTTCGCGAGCGGGCGTGCCCTTCGAGTTCGGTCGCGATGCCGACAGCCTGACCCAGCCCATGACCATGAATCTCAAGCTGGGCAACGTGGATCGCGACAAGCTGATCGACTACGTGAAGAACAACGTGGACGATTGCGAATTCGACTACGGGGCGGAGCTCGGCCTCAAGAGACTGGAAACCGCCCCTCGCCTCTCACTCAAGACTTTCATCAAAGCCCTCGAGCAGGCCCGCAAAAGCGGAGAGATCACCTTCAACCGCGAATTCATCCTCCTTTTCGAAACCAGCGAAAAAGGGACTTTCATCATCAACGTATCCAGAATTCAAGGACTGAATGCGACCAACCCGCTAGACCTCAGCAAAGCGGAAATGATCGGCCGCAAACAGTGCTTGGAGATCTTCAATTTCCTGAAAAAGCATGGGGCGGGCTTCGAGAACGCCATCCGCCTCGACTCTTCCAGCAAAGTGGGCGTGCGCGAGTCGAAGCGCGTCGTCGGCCGCTACACGCTAACCGCCGAAGACTTGCTGAGCGCCCGTGAATTCGAGGACACCATCGCCCTCGGCGGCTACCCAATCGACATTCACTCGCCCGACGAAAACGGCACCAATACTCAATTCTTCAAGCCCGGCACGACCTACTGCATCCCGCTGCGCTCGCTGCAGACCAATGAGGTTTCAAACCTGCTGGTCAATGGCCGTTGCCTCAGCGCCAGCCACGAAGCCTTCGCCGCCATCCGCACCACACCGACCATGATGGCGATCGGTCAGGGAGCCGGCACGGCCGCAGCTTTAATGAAAGACTCAAGCGGTCAGGCTCTTGATCTGGGGCAGTTGCGAAACGCCCTAGAGAAAAACGGAGCCTTGCTGGTTCCGCCCCCTGCTCCTGCCGAAGCGTAACCCCGCCATTGCCCCCAATTACCACCCGTCATGCGATTCTCACTACTTGCCCTAGCCCTCAGCCTCCCTTGCTCGGACGCCCTCGCGGAGTTGCGTCTGCCTGCTCTGGTAAGCGACGGGATGGTGTTGCAACAGGAGTCCGACGCGCGGATTTGGGGCTGGGCAAACGCAGGCGAAACGGTGGAAGTCAGCGCCTCCTGGGGTGAGTCGGCCGTGCCACTTTCCGCAACCGCGAACAGCGACGGTCGCTGGAGCATCGAACTCGACACGCCTACCGCCAGCGGTCCTCACACCGTCACGATCTCGACTACCGAGGAATCAATCTCTGTATCCAATATCCTGATCGGCGAAGTCTGGCTCTGCTCCGGGCAGTCCAACATGGCGATGCCGGTGGAGGGATTTAAGAGCCAGCCAGTGGAAGGCAGCCAGGAAGCGATTATCAATAGCCGCGACGATTCGCTCCGCCTCTTCCCCATGAAAGTGCAACTCGCCGCAGAACCGGCCGAGGACGTGACGGGAACCTGGCAAAGCGCGACGCCTGAAAGCGTGAGCCGCTTCAGCGCTGTGGGCTACTTCTTCGGCGAGAAACTTCGCGGCACGCTCGATGTACCCGTCGGACTGATACTCGCTGCCCGTTCCAGTTCCGCAATAGAGTCCTGGCTGCCGAGCGCGGCCATCAAGGAGTTCCCCCCCGAAGACCTGATCGAACAGGACCCAAAAATTCCGCACCGGGCCCACTCCTCGCTCTACAACGGTATGATCGCGCCAATTAGCGACTACGCCATCCGCGGCGTGCTTTGGTACCAAGGCGAAGGCAATCGCCACCACCCGCTTCCCTACGCCAAACTGCTGCCCAGCTTGATTGAAAACTGGCGCCAGTCCTTCCAAAGCCCGGAGCTACCCTTCTACTTCGCCCAAATCGCTCCCAACGTGGAACGCTTCAACGAGCTCACCGAGCAACAGGACCGTGCCGCCTTCCTGCGCGAAACGCAGTTCCAAACCGCCAAGAACCTTCCCCACACCGGAATGGTCGTCACGCTCGACATCGGCTCGCCCCATACCATCCATCCTCCCAAGAAACGGGAAGTCGCAGACCGCTTCGCCTACTTCGCTTTGCGCGAACTTTATGGATACACGTCCATCGGAGCGAGTGGCCCTGTCTTTGAACGCGTCACTTTCGAGGATGACACCGCGATCCTCCATTTCACCGGAATGGCCAAAGGCTTCCTCAACTACGAGGTGCCTCTCGAGCAGTTCACGATCGCGGGCTCAGATCGCGTTTTTCATCCGGCCACTGCGGTATGCAAGCGCGATGGCACGGTTCACGTATCCAGCGATCAGGTACAAGATCC
This region includes:
- a CDS encoding sulfatase family protein, which translates into the protein MTRTRPHRFEPIVSGNSLLRKCGPNLLLLVLLFAQALAYASSGSSGGDALRPNILFAISDDQSYAHTSFAGSRFVNTPAFDRIAEEGVYFSHCIAGSPGCAPSRSALVTGRHHWQNEQSGQHASAWLKQYVPFVDEIRRNGYFVGRTGKGVGPFQYARGASDDLWREEDAAGPELSEIRFDDEGREDTRRTTRLSPTDYFANFESFMSKRPSGVPFFFWYGGSEPHRRYEEGAWRRLGKKLADVDVPDFLPDNEVIRGDLLDYAIEIEWFDQHLMRMLRYLEEAGELDRTIVIVTSDNGMPFPRAKANGFDYGIRVPLAIRYPKAFPGGRIIDDPASFVDFAPTILELTGTQPLEMLPMTGHSFAEALRSNKSGSGVLENEYAFSGRERHSSSRYKNWGYPQRAIRSEKHLLIWNAKPERWPAGAPQRIDPEQANSLLPLYGLDAAGKHVSEWAFTDIDASPSKSYLVENYDDEEDGAYFWHAVGKRPEFELYDVSADPYCLSNLAGTSDYAGLEAKLKKALFAELRETNDPRVVGADKEVFDSYLRYSPMREFPAPEELQR
- a CDS encoding LacI family DNA-binding transcriptional regulator yields the protein MKDIAERAGVTPMAVSYALRGAPNVSEEKRRRILAIAEEMGYVPDPAVSRMMSYLAGRKGTRVFQNTLALINTSEDREFVEREAPLAAFLRSAAARAEELGYKVELFWYHQPRTSPTRLAGILKSRGIEGIILSSSGKADTCLDFDCSAFSLVALGDTIVVPRLNRVMEYHYNNALTLLQELKDLGYRKIGFVFNEEVQKMHARRHKAAALCHLSETLPECQVPIFEYKRWEDDTFASWYQAHRPEVVVSNRPAALEALGRMGVEIPREAGFAQLELLDEKAAVAGMRTHFDLLGSAAVELLVGQLHSRMLGLPSAPQTVKIEGSWRAGPTVRSLR
- a CDS encoding sodium:solute symporter family transporter; its protein translation is MDSSPFTAIDWTLLIAFLLGTTWFGHALRGKGQDVESFFAGGRDLPWWAVSGSLIATSTSALTFVAVPSVVFKPGGDLTFFQISIGFILGNILLAHTLLKAIYNAKYYSPYDFVEDRLGRKVANYTRLLFTIGAVLSQSVRLLSTALILSVVTGLSLQQSILVIGLFAVIWTWMGGITTVIWTDFLQLMIFVCGSLFILANLLFALPGGLTQILEIADDKGKLVILNLTANPTVTYTLWVGIFGTTIFEFAQKSVDQVVTQRLYCCRNLRDAQKALYGACFANVTVWIMLAVGIGLVAFFEVNPLPTDAAAQIASEPDRIVPYYIINHLPVGVSGLLVASLFAAGISTLDSALSALSQTTTTNLLRTYIFRDRPDRFYLKLSKGCVLFWGIALSAIALLFNSTKELGLLDMGLSVPGYVYGSILGIALLAWMRVGDLRAILVGSIAATVSILLLQEYGVSFFWWYPVGAAVLIAFALATLRLIPSKSVPKA
- a CDS encoding FAD-dependent oxidoreductase; the encoded protein is MTSTKNLPESYDVIVAGGGPSGSMAALAAAREGCRVLLVEQFGFLGGSLTAMGVGPMMTFHNNSGEQVIQGYPQELIDRLMAKGGSPGHVEDIITYVSTVTPFDSEMLKIELEEMLTEAGVDILYHTMLLDAEVDSGKLKAITIANKAGVSRIEGKVFIDSTGDADLASRAGVPFEFGRDADSLTQPMTMNLKLGNVDRDKLIDYVKNNVDDCEFDYGAELGLKRLETAPRLSLKTFIKALEQARKSGEITFNREFILLFETSEKGTFIINVSRIQGLNATNPLDLSKAEMIGRKQCLEIFNFLKKHGAGFENAIRLDSSSKVGVRESKRVVGRYTLTAEDLLSAREFEDTIALGGYPIDIHSPDENGTNTQFFKPGTTYCIPLRSLQTNEVSNLLVNGRCLSASHEAFAAIRTTPTMMAIGQGAGTAAALMKDSSGQALDLGQLRNALEKNGALLVPPPAPAEA
- a CDS encoding sialate O-acetylesterase, with product MRFSLLALALSLPCSDALAELRLPALVSDGMVLQQESDARIWGWANAGETVEVSASWGESAVPLSATANSDGRWSIELDTPTASGPHTVTISTTEESISVSNILIGEVWLCSGQSNMAMPVEGFKSQPVEGSQEAIINSRDDSLRLFPMKVQLAAEPAEDVTGTWQSATPESVSRFSAVGYFFGEKLRGTLDVPVGLILAARSSSAIESWLPSAAIKEFPPEDLIEQDPKIPHRAHSSLYNGMIAPISDYAIRGVLWYQGEGNRHHPLPYAKLLPSLIENWRQSFQSPELPFYFAQIAPNVERFNELTEQQDRAAFLRETQFQTAKNLPHTGMVVTLDIGSPHTIHPPKKREVADRFAYFALRELYGYTSIGASGPVFERVTFEDDTAILHFTGMAKGFLNYEVPLEQFTIAGSDRVFHPATAVCKRDGTVHVSSDQVQDPVAVRYAWKNWTEASLFDSAGLPASSFRTDQWSW